The following coding sequences lie in one Pseudomonadota bacterium genomic window:
- a CDS encoding methionyl-tRNA formyltransferase, translating to MRVVFMGSAPIAVPSLVHLHQHHDLRAVVTQPDKPKGRKRELTPTAVKQEALARGLEVLEPRKLRAPEFVDRLRALDPEVIVVMAYGRLVPPEVLYLPPHGCINLHGSILPEHRGPCPIERGLLRGDPETGITTFYMAEGFDTGDIILTRPMPIGEDDTGGALREKLALLAAEVLEDTLRGISAGTAPRIPQDLTQGCHAPIITRDEARIDWSATASFIDRLVRACEPEPGAHTVFRGQPLKVRRARPLACAVTAPPGTVVTADREHGLQVAVGQGGAVALLEVQPSGKRWMSGPEFVAGYRPQTGERMGEVVPTVETGVQT from the coding sequence ATGCGGGTTGTCTTCATGGGGTCGGCACCCATTGCCGTCCCCTCCCTCGTGCATCTGCATCAGCACCACGATCTGAGGGCTGTGGTCACCCAGCCCGACAAGCCCAAGGGCCGCAAGCGAGAGCTCACCCCCACGGCTGTCAAGCAGGAGGCCCTGGCGCGCGGCCTTGAGGTTCTCGAGCCGCGCAAGCTGCGCGCCCCGGAGTTCGTTGATCGCCTGCGCGCCCTCGATCCAGAGGTCATCGTGGTGATGGCCTACGGGCGACTCGTCCCGCCTGAGGTTCTGTATCTGCCGCCCCACGGCTGCATCAATCTGCACGGGTCCATCCTTCCGGAGCATCGAGGCCCATGCCCCATCGAGCGCGGGCTCTTGCGAGGAGATCCGGAGACCGGCATCACCACCTTCTACATGGCCGAAGGGTTCGACACCGGCGACATCATCCTGACCCGTCCGATGCCCATCGGTGAGGACGACACGGGGGGGGCGCTGCGAGAGAAGCTCGCGCTGCTCGCGGCGGAGGTTCTCGAAGACACCCTGCGGGGCATCTCCGCGGGCACGGCGCCGCGGATACCGCAAGATCTGACGCAGGGGTGTCACGCCCCCATCATCACCCGTGACGAGGCTCGCATCGACTGGTCGGCCACGGCTTCGTTCATCGATAGACTTGTACGCGCGTGCGAGCCCGAGCCTGGCGCCCACACGGTCTTTCGGGGGCAGCCCCTCAAGGTGCGGCGGGCCCGTCCGCTCGCGTGTGCTGTCACCGCGCCGCCAGGAACCGTGGTGACCGCAGATCGCGAGCATGGCCTTCAGGTTGCGGTTGGACAGGGTGGCGCTGTCGCGCTGCTCGAGGTCCAGCCGTCCGGAAAGCGTTGGATGAGCGGTCCAGAGTTCGTCGCGGGCTATCGTCCTCAAACAGGTGAACGGATGGGTGAAGTGGTTCCCACCGT